Proteins encoded within one genomic window of Leucoraja erinacea ecotype New England unplaced genomic scaffold, Leri_hhj_1 Leri_287S, whole genome shotgun sequence:
- the LOC129693413 gene encoding uncharacterized protein LOC129693413 isoform X1: MDAFRALSSRGITWAVDSLTALYALSSRGITWILTSLTALYASSRGITWILTSLTALYASFRGITWWNERKTVHCQVECYGEGNVHTDIVRLLNISVCENPGIPLVLFIYKVSRETVDLRNALQWIEDNRGRKREDICAVILLEKSSDTDKKPVEVDHRGTFDEKTAVVRIPFYGSREKIQKGPRTNRAMDIIKQSILGWQSSPAGGDV; the protein is encoded by the exons ATGGATGCCTTTCGTGCGCTGAGTTCCCGAGGGATTACCTGGGCTGTGGACAGTCTGACCGCCCTTTATGCGCTGAGTTCCCGAGGAATCACCTGGATACTAACCAGTCTGACCGCCCTTTATGCGAGTTCCCGAGGAATCACATGGATACTAACCAGTCTGACCGCTCTTTATGCGAGTTTCCGAGGAATCACCTGGTGGAACGAGCGGAAAACCGTCCACTGCCAAG TGGAGTGTTACGGTGAAGGGAATGTCCACACAGATATTGTGAGATTACTGAACATTTCCGTTTGTGAAAATCCGGGGATACCACTTGTTCTCTTTATCTACAAAGTGTCCCGTGAAACTGTTGATCTCCGCAACGCTCTGCAGTGGATTGAAG ACAAtcgaggaagaaagagagaagacATCTGTGCTGTGATTCTCCTGGAGAAGTCTTCAGATACAGACAAGAAGCCGGTGGAAGTTGATCATCGGGGAACGTTTGATGAGAAAACTGCAGTTGTGAGAATTCCTTTTTATGGATCACGTGAGAAGATTCAGAAGGGCCCCAGAACCAACAGAGCGATGGACATAATCAAACAGAGCATCCTGGGGTGGCAGA GCAGTCCTGCAGGAGGAGATGTCTGA
- the LOC129693413 gene encoding uncharacterized protein LOC129693413 isoform X2: MDAFRALSSRGITWAVDSLTALYALSSRGITWILTSLTALYASSRGITWILTSLTALYASFRGITWWNERKTVHCQVTSVSQAPFTVQHWGCPALSTGVCSLGYTEVSTGFISKGDNRGRKREDICAVILLEKSSDTDKKPVEVDHRGTFDEKTAVVRIPFYGSREKIQKGPRTNRAMDIIKQSILGWQSSPAGGDV; this comes from the exons ATGGATGCCTTTCGTGCGCTGAGTTCCCGAGGGATTACCTGGGCTGTGGACAGTCTGACCGCCCTTTATGCGCTGAGTTCCCGAGGAATCACCTGGATACTAACCAGTCTGACCGCCCTTTATGCGAGTTCCCGAGGAATCACATGGATACTAACCAGTCTGACCGCTCTTTATGCGAGTTTCCGAGGAATCACCTGGTGGAACGAGCGGAAAACCGTCCACTGCCAAG TAACAAGTGTGTCCCAAGCACCATTCACCGTACAGCACTGGGGCTGCCCTGCTCTGTCGACTGGTGTCTGCTCTCTCGGTTACACCGAGGTCTCCACTGGCTTTATTTCAAAGGGAG ACAAtcgaggaagaaagagagaagacATCTGTGCTGTGATTCTCCTGGAGAAGTCTTCAGATACAGACAAGAAGCCGGTGGAAGTTGATCATCGGGGAACGTTTGATGAGAAAACTGCAGTTGTGAGAATTCCTTTTTATGGATCACGTGAGAAGATTCAGAAGGGCCCCAGAACCAACAGAGCGATGGACATAATCAAACAGAGCATCCTGGGGTGGCAGA GCAGTCCTGCAGGAGGAGATGTCTGA
- the LOC129693413 gene encoding uncharacterized protein LOC129693413 isoform X3, whose translation MDAFRALSSRGITWAVDSLTALYALSSRGITWILTSLTALYASSRGITWILTSLTALYASFRGITWWNERKTVHCQVECYGEGNVHTDIVRLLNISVCENPGIPLVLFIYKVSRETVDLRNALQWIEDNRGRKKEDICAVILLEKFSDTDKKPVEVAHLGMFNEKTAVVRILWEHRQIPLYESREKVLTRLPLHWYK comes from the exons ATGGATGCCTTTCGTGCGCTGAGTTCCCGAGGGATTACCTGGGCTGTGGACAGTCTGACCGCCCTTTATGCGCTGAGTTCCCGAGGAATCACCTGGATACTAACCAGTCTGACCGCCCTTTATGCGAGTTCCCGAGGAATCACATGGATACTAACCAGTCTGACCGCTCTTTATGCGAGTTTCCGAGGAATCACCTGGTGGAACGAGCGGAAAACCGTCCACTGCCAAG TGGAGTGTTACGGTGAAGGGAATGTCCACACAGATATTGTGAGATTACTGAACATTTCCGTTTGTGAAAATCCGGGGATACCACTTGTTCTCTTTATCTACAAAGTGTCCCGTGAAACTGTTGATCTCCGCAACGCTCTGCAGTGGATTGAAG ACAATcgaggaagaaagaaagaagacaTCTGTGCTGTGATCCTCCTGGAGAAGTTTTCAGATACAGACAAGAAGCCGGTGGAAGTTGCTCACCTGGGAATGTTTAATGAGAAAACTGCAGTTGTGAGAATTCTCTGGGAACATCGGCAGATCCCTTTGTATGAATCACGTGAGAAGGTGCTGACTCGCCTGCCGCTGCATTGGTACAAGTGA
- the LOC129693413 gene encoding uncharacterized protein LOC129693413 isoform X4: MDAFRALSSRGITWAVDSLTALYALSSRGITWILTSLTALYASSRGITWILTSLTALYASFRGITWWNERKTVHCQVTSVSQAPFTVQHWGCPALSTGVCSLGYTEVSTGFISKGDNRGRKKEDICAVILLEKFSDTDKKPVEVAHLGMFNEKTAVVRILWEHRQIPLYESREKVLTRLPLHWYK, from the exons ATGGATGCCTTTCGTGCGCTGAGTTCCCGAGGGATTACCTGGGCTGTGGACAGTCTGACCGCCCTTTATGCGCTGAGTTCCCGAGGAATCACCTGGATACTAACCAGTCTGACCGCCCTTTATGCGAGTTCCCGAGGAATCACATGGATACTAACCAGTCTGACCGCTCTTTATGCGAGTTTCCGAGGAATCACCTGGTGGAACGAGCGGAAAACCGTCCACTGCCAAG TAACAAGTGTGTCCCAAGCACCATTCACCGTACAGCACTGGGGCTGCCCTGCTCTGTCGACTGGTGTCTGCTCTCTCGGTTACACCGAGGTCTCCACTGGCTTTATTTCAAAGGGAG ACAATcgaggaagaaagaaagaagacaTCTGTGCTGTGATCCTCCTGGAGAAGTTTTCAGATACAGACAAGAAGCCGGTGGAAGTTGCTCACCTGGGAATGTTTAATGAGAAAACTGCAGTTGTGAGAATTCTCTGGGAACATCGGCAGATCCCTTTGTATGAATCACGTGAGAAGGTGCTGACTCGCCTGCCGCTGCATTGGTACAAGTGA